A region of Candidatus Paceibacterota bacterium DNA encodes the following proteins:
- a CDS encoding PAS domain S-box protein, translating into MSSDIVKSTGFKYENFTKDPVFWAKRLYSEDKERVIKKLNELRSGQISSMDVAYRWLHKDGKYHWFRDHAVLLRDKKNKPAEILGSWVNISVLTDANKIIEENEEQYKKIVELSPDALFVHSDGVFRFLNSAAIALYGGKKPEDLIGKPVINFFHPDYYEQLRQRMKATFEEKRNLPFIEYKIVTLTGEVKSVEIASTPFTYQGKPAAQGVIIDITKHKEKEELLRSQKETLAIKVKLEEEKLKTEFVADTIHEVRTPLAIIRGNADLALRTGKSGKLKSPKSALQAINHEVEHLSHLLGDLTMLTSPQVGVERMILAHEVDLSKLLRDTVKRAKVLAHQEDVSLQFTPIPPLFVRGDKIYLQKLFLNLIKNAITYNKKKGFVRVDARKEQNKVVITVRDSGIGISKEDLGRIFERFYRAGKVRDPEGKRTGLGLAIAKWITEIHRGTIHASSTLSKGSTFTVTLPLIKKA; encoded by the coding sequence ATGAGTTCAGATATAGTAAAAAGTACAGGTTTTAAGTACGAAAATTTCACGAAGGATCCTGTTTTTTGGGCAAAACGTTTATATTCGGAAGATAAAGAACGGGTTATCAAAAAACTGAACGAGCTCCGCTCGGGACAGATTTCTTCAATGGATGTTGCATATCGCTGGCTTCATAAAGATGGAAAATATCATTGGTTCAGGGATCACGCTGTTCTCCTTCGGGATAAAAAAAATAAACCCGCAGAAATTCTCGGTTCGTGGGTCAATATTTCAGTTCTCACTGACGCAAACAAAATCATCGAAGAAAATGAGGAGCAATATAAAAAAATTGTTGAACTTTCCCCTGACGCGCTCTTCGTTCATAGCGACGGGGTATTTCGCTTTCTTAATAGCGCGGCCATAGCTCTGTACGGAGGTAAAAAACCTGAGGATCTTATCGGCAAGCCGGTTATTAATTTTTTTCATCCTGACTATTACGAGCAACTTCGACAGAGAATGAAAGCTACCTTCGAAGAAAAAAGAAATCTCCCCTTCATTGAATATAAAATTGTTACTCTTACCGGTGAAGTAAAAAGTGTTGAGATAGCTTCGACACCTTTTACCTATCAAGGCAAGCCAGCAGCTCAAGGTGTCATTATTGACATCACGAAGCATAAGGAAAAGGAAGAACTCTTGCGTAGCCAGAAAGAAACCCTGGCTATCAAGGTAAAACTTGAGGAAGAAAAGCTCAAAACAGAATTTGTTGCTGACACCATTCATGAGGTCCGCACTCCGCTCGCTATTATCCGGGGAAATGCTGATCTCGCGCTTCGCACAGGAAAAAGCGGGAAACTGAAATCTCCCAAGAGTGCCCTTCAAGCCATCAACCACGAAGTCGAACACCTCTCGCATCTTTTGGGAGACCTCACCATGCTGACATCTCCTCAAGTGGGGGTCGAAAGAATGATTCTTGCTCACGAGGTGGATCTTTCAAAACTCTTAAGAGATACTGTGAAGCGCGCCAAAGTGCTTGCTCACCAAGAAGACGTCTCTTTACAATTCACCCCGATACCTCCGCTCTTCGTGAGGGGCGACAAGATATACTTGCAAAAACTTTTTTTAAATCTCATCAAAAATGCTATTACTTACAATAAGAAAAAAGGATTCGTGAGAGTCGACGCGAGAAAAGAGCAAAATAAGGTCGTCATAACGGTTCGGGATAGCGGAATAGGCATATCGAAAGAAGATCTGGGCCGTATCTTTGAGCGATTTTACCGCGCGGGGAAAGTGCGTGATCCTGAAGGAAAAAGAACAGGGCTTGGTCTCGCCATTGCAAAATGGATCACCGAAATTCACAGAGGCACTATCCACGCCTCAAGCACCCTGAGTAAAGGCAGCACTTTTACCGTTACTCTCCCTTTGATCAAAAAAGCCTGA
- a CDS encoding GlsB/YeaQ/YmgE family stress response membrane protein: MGIILWIIFGALVGWIASMIMKTNAEQGAVLNIVVGIIGAVLGGWIMSFLGQGGVSGFNLYSFIVAIIGAVVLIAIVKAVRRT; the protein is encoded by the coding sequence ATGGGAATCATTCTTTGGATTATCTTCGGTGCATTAGTTGGTTGGATCGCTTCAATGATTATGAAAACAAACGCAGAGCAAGGCGCGGTACTTAACATCGTTGTAGGCATTATCGGTGCGGTACTTGGCGGATGGATCATGAGTTTCTTGGGCCAAGGCGGAGTAAGCGGCTTCAATTTGTATAGCTTTATAGTCGCCATTATCGGCGCAGTCGTGCTTATTGCAATTGTAAAAGCAGTACGTCGGACATAA
- a CDS encoding response regulator transcription factor — translation MTILIVEDDKKLSDLLKKALKGERYAVDTALDGKTGYEKALNGKYELIILDIMLPRMDGMEICYELRFHSVHTPIMMLTARSMVEDRVAGLDLGADDYLVKPFGMNELFARIRAILRRRKTTESTILKVSDIILDSKKHEVTRAGKVIPLTLKEYRLLFALLSHQGEALTRRQLLDDAWGPEFQEKNNELNVHMNYLRAKIDSKRKIPFIQTIRGVGFTLKG, via the coding sequence ATTATCGGATCTATTAAAAAAGGCACTCAAAGGAGAGCGCTACGCTGTCGACACCGCACTCGATGGAAAGACCGGCTACGAAAAAGCGCTCAACGGAAAATACGAACTCATCATTCTCGACATCATGCTCCCCCGGATGGACGGCATGGAAATTTGCTACGAGCTTCGCTTCCATTCGGTACATACTCCCATCATGATGCTCACTGCACGAAGCATGGTTGAAGACCGGGTTGCGGGACTCGACTTGGGCGCAGACGACTATCTCGTGAAGCCATTCGGCATGAACGAACTTTTTGCGAGAATCCGAGCGATACTCCGCCGACGAAAAACAACCGAATCAACAATACTCAAAGTTTCTGACATCATTCTCGACAGCAAGAAACATGAAGTTACCCGCGCAGGCAAAGTCATACCTCTTACCCTCAAAGAATACCGCCTGCTTTTTGCGCTCCTTTCACATCAAGGAGAGGCGTTGACGAGACGGCAGCTTTTGGATGACGCCTGGGGGCCTGAATTTCAAGAAAAGAACAATGAATTGAACGTCCATATGAACTATCTGCGTGCAAAAATCGATTCAAAACGAAAAATCCCTTTTATTCAAACAATTCGAGGCGTTGGCTTCACATTGAAAGGATAA
- a CDS encoding YggT family protein, translating to MDSYNSPTTKPLYRGTQVVWYILGFIEVILLFRFVLKLLGANPNAGFSSFIYGLTYIFAAPFLNVFRITYVEGSIFEWTTLLAMFVYWVIAWGIIKLFLIGKTVSTPEAADKLEREEKA from the coding sequence ATGGATTCATATAATTCTCCGACAACTAAACCATTATACCGAGGCACTCAAGTAGTCTGGTACATTCTGGGTTTCATTGAAGTAATATTATTATTCCGATTTGTTTTAAAACTCCTCGGAGCAAACCCAAACGCGGGATTCAGTAGTTTCATTTATGGCCTGACGTACATTTTTGCAGCTCCATTTCTTAATGTATTCCGTATTACGTACGTCGAGGGAAGTATTTTTGAGTGGACTACGCTTCTCGCCATGTTCGTATATTGGGTTATCGCTTGGGGCATCATCAAACTCTTTCTCATCGGGAAAACCGTATCAACTCCCGAAGCAGCTGACAAACTTGAGAGAGAGGAAAAAGCATAA